The following are encoded in a window of Mycobacterium decipiens genomic DNA:
- a CDS encoding YccF domain-containing protein — MRLILNVIWLMFGGLWLAVGYLFAALVSFLLIITIPFGFAALRIASYALWPFGRTIVDKPTAGTGALIGNVIWVLLFGIWLAIGHLVSAAAMAITIIGIPLALANLKLIPVSLVPLGKDIVAIDAPAKRVPA; from the coding sequence ATGCGCCTGATCCTGAACGTTATCTGGCTAATGTTCGGCGGCCTTTGGCTGGCCGTCGGATATTTGTTCGCGGCGCTCGTCAGCTTCCTGCTCATCATCACCATCCCGTTCGGCTTCGCAGCGCTGCGCATCGCGTCGTACGCGTTGTGGCCATTCGGCCGGACGATCGTCGATAAGCCGACCGCCGGAACTGGCGCCTTGATCGGCAACGTCATCTGGGTGCTGCTTTTCGGGATCTGGCTGGCGATCGGGCATTTGGTGAGCGCCGCGGCGATGGCGATCACCATCATCGGCATTCCGCTGGCGCTGGCCAACCTCAAGCTGATCCCGGTGTCGCTGGTGCCGCTCGGCAAGGACATCGTTGCGATCGATGCCCCTGCCAAACGGGTGCCCGCATGA
- a CDS encoding MoaD/ThiS family protein: MPQVPNDSAEIQVVVRYFAAARAAAGAESEIVTLPSGATVAELVDGLSGRNARLATVLSRCSYLRDGIAVRDDTTSLSTGSTVDVLPPFAGG; the protein is encoded by the coding sequence GTGCCGCAAGTTCCCAACGATTCCGCCGAAATTCAGGTGGTTGTCCGATATTTCGCGGCCGCTCGGGCAGCCGCGGGTGCCGAGTCGGAGATCGTCACGCTGCCATCCGGCGCCACGGTTGCCGAGCTGGTCGACGGCCTGTCGGGCCGGAATGCTCGCCTCGCGACCGTGTTGAGTCGATGTTCCTACCTGCGTGACGGGATTGCCGTCCGAGATGACACCACATCGTTATCCACCGGCAGCACTGTTGATGTACTTCCCCCCTTCGCCGGTGGCTGA
- a CDS encoding glutathione S-transferase family protein, translating into MGSYVSGIGEFNRDTNYITTRITADGRDGYPVEPGRYRLVVARACPWANRTIIVRRLLGLERVLSIGFCGPTHDQRSWTFDLDPGGIDPVLRIPRLQEAYFKRFPDYPKGITVPAIVDVPAGAVVTNDFAQITLDFATEWAAHHRDGAPQLYPEGLRAEIDEVSRRIYTEINNGVYRCGFAGSQGAYDAAYDRLFTALDWVNDRLRNQRYLVGDTITEADVRLFTTLARFDPVYHGHFKCNRCKLSEMPVLWAYARDLFQTPGFGDTVDFVQIKQHYYMVHTDINPTGIVPKGPELAGWLSPHGREALGGRPFGDGYPPGPPVDGEQVPAGHGA; encoded by the coding sequence ATGGGCTCATACGTCTCCGGGATAGGCGAATTCAACCGCGACACCAACTACATCACCACTCGGATTACCGCCGACGGACGGGACGGCTATCCGGTAGAGCCGGGCCGCTATCGGTTGGTTGTTGCGCGTGCCTGTCCGTGGGCAAACCGCACGATCATCGTCCGGCGGCTGTTGGGCTTGGAACGGGTTCTCTCCATTGGATTTTGCGGCCCCACTCACGACCAACGCAGCTGGACGTTCGACCTGGACCCCGGCGGTATCGACCCGGTGCTCAGGATCCCACGGCTGCAAGAGGCCTACTTCAAGCGGTTTCCGGACTACCCCAAAGGCATTACCGTCCCGGCGATCGTCGATGTCCCCGCGGGCGCCGTGGTCACCAACGATTTCGCCCAGATAACCCTGGATTTCGCCACCGAGTGGGCGGCTCATCACCGCGACGGCGCGCCACAGCTGTACCCGGAAGGGTTGCGTGCTGAGATCGACGAGGTAAGTCGAAGGATCTATACCGAGATCAACAACGGGGTATACCGCTGCGGCTTCGCCGGCTCGCAAGGGGCCTATGACGCGGCATACGACCGGCTATTCACCGCGCTGGACTGGGTCAACGATCGGCTGAGGAACCAGCGATACTTGGTGGGCGACACCATCACCGAGGCCGACGTGCGGTTGTTTACCACGCTGGCCCGGTTTGACCCGGTCTACCACGGACACTTCAAGTGCAATCGATGCAAACTGTCCGAGATGCCCGTGTTGTGGGCCTACGCGCGCGACCTGTTCCAGACACCGGGTTTTGGTGACACCGTCGACTTCGTCCAGATCAAGCAGCACTACTACATGGTGCACACCGACATCAACCCCACCGGCATCGTGCCTAAGGGCCCCGAGCTGGCCGGCTGGCTGTCTCCGCATGGGAGGGAAGCTTTGGGGGGCAGGCCTTTCGGTGATGGATACCCGCCGGGACCGCCGGTCGATGGCGAGCAGGTGCCAGCCGGCCACGGCGCCTAG
- the moaC gene encoding cyclic pyranopterin monophosphate synthase MoaC codes for MARASGASDYRSGELSHLDERGAAHMVDITEKGTTRRTAVAAGVLHTSARVVALISTGGLPKGDALATARVAGILAAKHTSDLIPLCHQLALTGVDVDFAVGESEIEITATVRSTDRTGVEMEALTAVSVAALTLYDMIKAVDPAARIDDIRVLRKEGGRSGTWIRR; via the coding sequence ATGGCCAGGGCTTCCGGGGCATCCGACTACCGCTCGGGCGAGTTGTCCCACCTCGACGAGCGGGGGGCAGCGCACATGGTCGATATCACCGAGAAGGGAACCACGAGGCGCACCGCAGTTGCCGCGGGCGTCCTGCATACCTCGGCGCGGGTGGTGGCACTGATCTCGACTGGCGGACTGCCCAAAGGCGATGCGCTGGCGACCGCACGGGTGGCGGGAATTCTGGCGGCCAAACACACAAGTGACCTGATCCCGCTGTGTCATCAACTCGCGCTCACCGGAGTGGACGTCGATTTTGCGGTCGGCGAGTCGGAGATCGAGATCACGGCGACGGTACGCAGCACCGACCGGACGGGCGTCGAGATGGAGGCGCTGACCGCCGTCAGCGTGGCCGCCCTGACTCTCTACGACATGATCAAAGCGGTCGACCCGGCCGCGCGCATCGATGACATCCGGGTGCTCCGCAAAGAAGGCGGCCGCAGCGGAACCTGGATACGGAGATGA
- a CDS encoding MogA/MoaB family molybdenum cofactor biosynthesis protein, whose amino-acid sequence MSARSARIIIASTRASAGVYADDCGPIIAEWLGQHGFSSVQPQVVADGNPVGEALHDAVDGGVDVIITSGGTGISPTDTTPEQTVAVLDYVIPGLADAIRRSGLPKVPTSVLSRGVCGVAGRTLIVNLPGSPGGVRDGLGVLAEVLDHALEQLAGEDHRR is encoded by the coding sequence ATGAGCGCCCGATCCGCTCGAATCATCATTGCCTCGACGCGCGCGTCGGCCGGCGTTTATGCCGATGATTGCGGGCCGATTATCGCTGAATGGCTTGGACAGCATGGATTTTCGTCTGTCCAGCCGCAGGTGGTCGCCGATGGGAACCCGGTCGGCGAGGCGCTGCACGACGCGGTCGACGGCGGAGTCGACGTGATCATCACGTCCGGCGGCACCGGCATCTCGCCCACCGATACCACCCCGGAACAGACTGTCGCCGTGCTGGACTACGTCATCCCCGGGTTGGCGGACGCCATCCGCCGCTCAGGTCTGCCCAAGGTGCCGACATCGGTGCTGTCGCGCGGGGTGTGTGGCGTGGCCGGGCGGACTCTGATCGTCAATCTGCCTGGTTCACCCGGCGGTGTACGCGACGGCCTTGGGGTGCTCGCCGAGGTGCTCGACCACGCGCTCGAACAGCTCGCCGGTGAAGATCACCGGCGATGA
- a CDS encoding helicase-associated domain-containing protein, giving the protein MTEHTPDIPLGSWLTDLPDERLIQLLQLRPDLAQPPPGSIAALAARAQARQSVKAATDDLDFLRLAVFDALLVLQADAAPVPVAKLLALIDDRAPQAEVISALADLKQRALAWGETAVRVAADAGTALPWHPGQVTLEEGSRCGEELTDLIADLDPAQRDVLDKLLQGSPMGRTRDAAPGAPADRPVPRLLAMGLLRRIDAETVILPRHVGQVLRGEQPGPMQLTAPDPVVSTTTPHDADAAAAGAVIDLLRDLDVLLENLGVTPVAELRSGGLGVREIKRLAKATGIDEPRLGLILEIAAAAGLIASGVPDPEPPHADGPYWAPTVAADRFALTSPAERWYLLASTWLDLPGRPALIGTRGPDAKPYSALSDSLFSTAAPLDRRLLLGMLAELPPGAGVDAARASATLIWRRPRWAKRLQPAPVADLLAEGHALGLVGRGSISAPGRALLDEALEPADAVGAMTRTLPKPIDHFLVQADLTVVVPGPLQRDLAEELATVATVESAGAAMVYRVSEQSIRHALDVGKSRDWLHAFFADHSKTPVPQGLTYLIDDVARRHGQLRIGMAASFVRCEDPALLAQVVAAPEAEGLQLRALAPTVAVSPAQISEVLVALRGAGFAPAAEDSTGAIVDVRTRGARVPTPQRRRPYRPPPRPSNDTLNAVVAVLRKVTAAPFGNIRVDPAVTMSLLQRAAKEQATLVIGYLDAAGVATQRVVAPITVRGGQLVGFDSSSGRLREFAVHRITSVVSADNR; this is encoded by the coding sequence ATGACCGAACACACCCCGGATATCCCACTGGGGTCCTGGCTGACCGACTTGCCCGACGAGCGGCTGATCCAGCTGCTTCAGCTGCGGCCCGACCTTGCCCAGCCGCCACCCGGCAGCATCGCCGCGCTGGCCGCACGAGCACAGGCCCGTCAGTCCGTCAAGGCGGCCACCGACGATCTCGACTTCCTGCGGCTAGCGGTGTTTGACGCGCTGCTGGTGCTGCAGGCCGATGCGGCGCCGGTGCCGGTCGCCAAGCTACTGGCCCTGATCGACGACCGCGCTCCCCAGGCCGAGGTGATCAGCGCGCTGGCCGACCTGAAACAACGTGCCCTGGCCTGGGGCGAGACCGCGGTCCGGGTAGCGGCAGACGCCGGTACCGCATTGCCGTGGCATCCGGGGCAAGTCACGCTCGAGGAAGGCTCGCGTTGCGGAGAAGAGCTCACCGATCTAATCGCCGACCTGGACCCAGCGCAACGCGACGTGCTCGACAAACTGCTCCAAGGGTCGCCGATGGGACGTACCCGTGACGCCGCACCCGGCGCGCCGGCGGACCGACCCGTGCCGCGGCTGCTGGCGATGGGCCTGCTGCGACGGATCGATGCCGAAACGGTGATCTTGCCCCGCCACGTCGGACAGGTGCTGCGCGGCGAACAACCCGGTCCGATGCAGCTGACCGCGCCCGATCCGGTGGTTTCGACCACCACCCCCCACGACGCCGACGCCGCGGCGGCCGGAGCCGTCATCGACCTGCTGCGCGACCTCGACGTACTACTCGAAAATCTCGGCGTCACACCCGTAGCCGAGCTTCGCAGCGGCGGTCTGGGGGTACGTGAAATCAAGCGGCTGGCCAAGGCGACCGGAATCGACGAGCCGCGGCTGGGCCTGATCCTCGAGATTGCGGCCGCCGCCGGACTGATCGCCAGCGGCGTGCCCGATCCCGAACCACCCCACGCTGACGGACCTTATTGGGCGCCAACGGTAGCCGCCGATCGGTTCGCGCTCACGTCGCCCGCCGAACGGTGGTACTTGCTGGCTAGCACTTGGCTCGACCTACCAGGCCGCCCGGCATTGATCGGCACCCGCGGTCCCGACGCCAAACCCTATAGCGCCCTGTCGGATTCGTTGTTCTCGACGGCGGCCCCACTGGATCGCCGGCTGTTGCTGGGCATGCTCGCCGAGTTGCCCCCCGGCGCCGGTGTCGATGCGGCCCGGGCATCGGCGACACTGATCTGGCGCCGCCCACGCTGGGCCAAGCGATTGCAACCCGCACCCGTCGCAGATCTGCTGGCCGAGGGCCATGCGCTGGGTCTGGTCGGGCGGGGATCAATCAGCGCCCCTGGCCGCGCACTGTTGGACGAAGCCTTAGAACCAGCCGACGCGGTCGGCGCGATGACACGGACGCTGCCCAAGCCCATCGATCACTTCCTGGTGCAAGCCGACCTGACCGTCGTGGTGCCGGGGCCACTGCAGCGCGATCTGGCCGAGGAATTGGCCACCGTCGCCACGGTCGAATCGGCCGGCGCTGCGATGGTGTACCGCGTCAGCGAGCAGTCGATTCGGCATGCGCTCGATGTCGGCAAATCCCGCGACTGGTTGCACGCATTCTTTGCTGATCACTCAAAAACACCTGTGCCACAAGGGCTTACATATCTTATCGACGATGTCGCGCGCCGGCACGGCCAGCTTCGGATCGGCATGGCCGCATCGTTCGTGCGGTGCGAGGACCCGGCGCTACTGGCCCAGGTCGTGGCGGCGCCCGAAGCCGAAGGGCTGCAGCTGCGGGCCCTGGCCCCGACGGTGGCGGTGTCCCCCGCTCAGATATCCGAAGTCCTCGTTGCGTTGCGTGGCGCGGGTTTTGCCCCGGCCGCCGAAGATTCCACCGGCGCCATCGTCGACGTGCGAACCCGCGGCGCCCGGGTGCCTACACCGCAGCGACGCCGGCCGTATCGCCCGCCGCCGCGCCCAAGCAACGACACCCTGAACGCCGTCGTGGCGGTGCTGCGCAAGGTGACAGCTGCACCGTTCGGCAATATCCGCGTCGACCCGGCGGTCACGATGTCGCTGTTGCAGCGCGCGGCAAAGGAGCAGGCCACACTGGTAATCGGCTACCTCGACGCCGCCGGTGTTGCCACTCAGCGAGTGGTGGCGCCGATCACCGTACGGGGCGGTCAGCTAGTAGGGTTCGACTCTTCGTCCGGGCGGCTGCGCGAATTCGCCGTCCACCGCATCACGTCGGTGGTATCGGCCGACAACCGATAA
- the moaA gene encoding GTP 3',8-cyclase MoaA produces the protein MTLTLLGVPMVRRLAGGQAVPRPVPTDGPLLDTYGRAATDLRVSLTDRCNLRCSYCMPEDGLDWLPSEQLLRPDELARLMHIAVTRLGVTNVRFTGGEPLLARHLEAVVAAAAGLRPRPEVSLTTNGVGLARRASALAEAGLDRVNVSLDSVNRANFAAITRRDRLAAVLAGLAAAKEAGLTPVKVNAVLDPTTGREDVVELLRFCLQHDYQLRVIEQMPLDAGHNWRRNTALSADDVLAALRPHFNLRPDPAPRGSAPAELWLVDAGPNAPSGRFGVIASVSHAFCSTCDRTRLTADGQIRSCLFSTEETDLRGLLRGGADDGAIEAAWRTAMWGKPAGHGINDPDFIQPDRPMSAIGG, from the coding sequence ATGACCCTAACGCTGCTGGGAGTGCCCATGGTGCGCCGTCTGGCAGGCGGCCAGGCCGTCCCCAGGCCAGTACCCACCGATGGCCCCCTGCTGGACACATACGGGCGAGCCGCAACCGACCTGCGGGTGTCGTTGACGGACCGCTGCAATTTGCGGTGCAGCTATTGCATGCCGGAGGACGGCCTGGACTGGCTGCCCAGCGAGCAACTGCTGCGACCCGACGAGCTGGCCAGGCTGATGCATATCGCAGTGACTCGGCTCGGCGTCACCAACGTGCGGTTTACCGGCGGCGAGCCGCTGCTCGCGCGCCATCTCGAAGCGGTGGTCGCGGCGGCGGCCGGACTGCGGCCCCGCCCGGAAGTCTCGCTGACCACAAACGGTGTGGGGCTGGCACGGCGGGCAAGCGCTCTGGCCGAAGCGGGCCTGGACCGGGTCAACGTCTCGCTGGACAGCGTGAACCGCGCCAACTTCGCCGCCATCACCCGTCGGGACCGGCTTGCTGCTGTCCTGGCCGGCTTGGCCGCCGCCAAGGAAGCCGGATTGACACCCGTCAAGGTAAATGCCGTCCTTGACCCCACCACCGGCAGGGAGGATGTCGTCGAGTTGTTGCGGTTCTGCCTGCAGCACGACTACCAACTGCGCGTCATCGAGCAGATGCCGCTGGACGCGGGGCATAACTGGCGCCGAAACACCGCGCTGAGTGCTGACGACGTGCTGGCGGCGCTGCGGCCACACTTCAACCTGCGGCCTGACCCGGCACCGCGCGGTTCGGCCCCAGCCGAGCTTTGGCTGGTCGATGCCGGACCGAACGCGCCGAGCGGAAGGTTCGGCGTCATCGCCTCGGTGTCGCACGCCTTCTGTTCGACGTGCGACCGCACCCGGCTGACCGCCGATGGCCAGATCCGCAGCTGCCTGTTCTCCACCGAGGAGACCGATCTGCGCGGCCTGCTGCGCGGCGGTGCTGACGACGGCGCGATTGAAGCGGCATGGCGTACCGCGATGTGGGGCAAGCCCGCCGGCCACGGCATCAACGACCCCGATTTCATTCAGCCCGACCGCCCGATGAGCGCGATCGGTGGCTAG
- a CDS encoding molybdenum cofactor biosynthesis protein MoaE, with translation MTLVLRAALTDQPIFLAEHEELVSHQSAGAIVGFVGMIRDHDGGRGVLRLEYSAHPSAAQVLADLVAEVADESGGVRAVAASHRIGILQIGEAALVAAVAADHRRAAFATCAQLVETIKARLPVWKHQFFEDGTEEWVGSA, from the coding sequence ATGACCCTGGTCCTGCGCGCCGCGCTGACAGACCAACCGATCTTTCTGGCCGAGCACGAGGAGCTAGTGAGCCATCAGTCGGCTGGAGCGATTGTCGGGTTCGTCGGAATGATCCGCGACCATGACGGCGGACGCGGGGTATTGCGGTTGGAGTACTCCGCGCACCCGTCGGCCGCGCAGGTCCTTGCCGATCTGGTGGCTGAGGTCGCCGACGAATCCGGCGGCGTGCGTGCTGTGGCGGCCAGCCACCGGATTGGCATCCTGCAGATCGGAGAGGCCGCCCTGGTGGCAGCCGTCGCCGCCGATCACCGCCGGGCGGCGTTTGCCACCTGCGCACAACTGGTGGAGACCATCAAGGCCCGGCTTCCGGTGTGGAAGCACCAATTCTTCGAGGATGGGACCGAAGAATGGGTGGGTTCTGCCTAA
- a CDS encoding cold-shock protein, whose protein sequence is MPTGKVKWYDPDKGFGFLSQEDGEDVYVRSSALPEGIEGLKAGQRVEFGIASGRRGPQALSLKLIDPPPSLSRTRREAAAEHKHSPDELHGMVEDMITLLESTVQPELRKGRYPDRKTARRVSEVVKAVAREFEA, encoded by the coding sequence GTGCCGACCGGCAAGGTGAAGTGGTACGACCCCGACAAGGGGTTCGGCTTCCTGTCGCAGGAGGACGGCGAGGACGTCTACGTTCGTTCCTCGGCGCTGCCCGAAGGTATCGAGGGGCTCAAAGCCGGCCAGCGGGTGGAGTTTGGCATCGCCTCCGGGCGACGCGGGCCGCAAGCATTGAGCCTCAAACTGATCGATCCGCCGCCCAGCCTCTCCCGGACGCGCCGTGAGGCGGCGGCCGAACACAAGCACAGCCCCGATGAGCTGCACGGCATGGTCGAGGACATGATCACGTTGCTGGAAAGCACGGTGCAGCCGGAACTGCGCAAGGGTCGCTATCCGGACCGCAAGACTGCCCGCCGGGTCTCCGAGGTGGTCAAGGCGGTGGCGCGGGAGTTCGAAGCCTAG
- a CDS encoding acyl-CoA dehydrogenase family protein: MTQQTQVTEEQARALAEESRESGWDKPSFAKELFLGRFPLQLIHPFPKPSDAEEARTEAFLVKLREFLDTVDGSAIERDAQIPDECVKGLAELGCFGLKIPAEYGGLNMSQVAYNRVLMMVTTVHSSLGALLSAHQSIGVPEPLKLAGTPAQKQRFLPRCAAGAISAFLLTEPDVGSDPARMASTATPIDDGQAYELEGVKLWTTNGVVAELLVVMARVPRSEGHRGGISAFVVEADSPGITVERRNKFMGLRGIENGVTRLHRVRVPSENLIGREGDGLKIALTTLNAGRLSLPAIVDGVTKQSLKIAREWSRERVQWGKPVGQHEAVASKISFIAATNYALDAVVELSSQMADEGRNDIRIEAALAKLWSSEMACLVGDELLQIRGGRGYETAESLAARGERAAPVEQMVRDLRINRIFEGSSEIMRLLIAREAVDAHLTAAGDLANPKADLRQKAAAAAGASGFYAKWLPKLVFGEGQLPTTYREFGTLATHLRFVERSARKLARNTFYGMARWQASLEKRQGFLGRIVDIGAELFAMSATCVRAEAHRVADPVQGEQAYELAETFCQQATLRVEALFHALWSNTDSIDVRLANDVLDGRYTWLEHGILDQSEGTGPWIAPWEPGPSTEANLARRFLTVAATESPSTEVKL, translated from the coding sequence ATGACACAGCAAACGCAGGTTACCGAGGAGCAGGCACGGGCTCTTGCCGAGGAATCTCGCGAAAGTGGTTGGGATAAACCGTCCTTCGCCAAAGAGCTGTTCCTCGGCCGGTTTCCCTTGCAGCTAATACACCCATTTCCCAAGCCGTCCGACGCCGAGGAGGCTCGAACCGAGGCGTTTCTCGTCAAACTGCGGGAATTCCTCGACACCGTGGACGGCAGCGCCATCGAGCGTGATGCCCAAATTCCCGACGAGTGCGTGAAGGGTTTGGCCGAACTGGGTTGTTTCGGCTTGAAAATTCCCGCCGAGTACGGCGGCTTGAACATGTCGCAAGTCGCCTACAACCGGGTACTGATGATGGTGACGACGGTGCATTCGAGTCTTGGCGCATTGCTCTCCGCGCATCAGTCCATCGGAGTACCCGAGCCACTCAAGCTGGCCGGGACTCCAGCACAGAAGCAGCGGTTCCTACCGCGGTGTGCGGCCGGCGCCATATCGGCGTTTCTGCTCACCGAGCCGGATGTGGGCTCTGATCCAGCGCGCATGGCGTCCACGGCGACGCCGATCGACGATGGACAGGCTTACGAGCTAGAGGGTGTGAAGCTGTGGACCACCAACGGTGTGGTCGCCGAATTGCTCGTGGTCATGGCCCGGGTACCGCGCAGTGAAGGGCACCGCGGGGGCATCAGTGCCTTTGTCGTCGAGGCCGATTCACCCGGAATCACAGTGGAGCGGCGCAACAAGTTCATGGGGCTGCGCGGCATCGAGAACGGTGTGACCCGGCTTCATCGCGTCCGAGTGCCCAGCGAAAACCTGATTGGCAGGGAAGGTGACGGTCTGAAGATCGCGCTGACCACACTCAACGCCGGCAGGCTGTCGCTGCCGGCGATTGTGGACGGGGTAACGAAGCAATCGCTGAAGATTGCGCGGGAATGGTCCCGCGAGCGGGTGCAATGGGGAAAGCCGGTTGGCCAACACGAAGCGGTAGCCAGCAAGATCTCGTTCATCGCCGCTACCAACTACGCACTCGATGCGGTGGTGGAGCTGTCCAGTCAGATGGCCGACGAAGGCCGCAACGACATCCGGATCGAGGCCGCGCTGGCCAAATTGTGGTCCAGCGAGATGGCCTGCTTGGTTGGCGATGAGTTGCTACAGATCCGCGGTGGCCGGGGCTACGAGACTGCCGAATCCCTCGCGGCACGTGGTGAGCGTGCGGCGCCAGTGGAGCAGATGGTGCGGGATCTGCGGATCAACCGCATCTTCGAAGGATCCAGTGAGATCATGCGACTGCTCATTGCGCGTGAAGCCGTCGACGCACATCTCACTGCGGCGGGTGATCTCGCCAACCCTAAAGCTGATCTACGCCAGAAGGCCGCAGCGGCGGCAGGTGCAAGCGGGTTCTACGCAAAGTGGTTGCCGAAACTGGTTTTTGGTGAAGGCCAACTACCCACAACGTACCGTGAGTTCGGCACGTTGGCGACACATCTGCGTTTCGTCGAACGTTCCGCACGCAAACTGGCCCGCAACACGTTCTATGGGATGGCCCGCTGGCAGGCCAGTCTGGAGAAAAGGCAAGGATTTCTCGGACGCATCGTGGATATCGGCGCGGAGCTGTTCGCCATGTCGGCGACGTGTGTTCGTGCCGAGGCGCACCGCGTTGCAGATCCCGTCCAAGGCGAGCAGGCGTACGAACTGGCCGAGACGTTCTGCCAACAGGCCACGTTGCGGGTGGAGGCACTGTTTCATGCGCTGTGGTCCAACACCGACAGCATCGACGTTCGTTTGGCCAACGATGTGCTGGACGGCCGTTACACCTGGTTGGAGCACGGGATCCTCGATCAGTCAGAAGGCACCGGACCGTGGATTGCGCCGTGGGAGCCGGGACCGTCCACCGAGGCCAATCTGGCTCGGCGGTTTCTGACGGTAGCAGCCACGGAATCGCCATCAACCGAGGTCAAATTGTAA
- a CDS encoding transglycosylase family protein — protein sequence MSGRHRKPTASSVSVAKIAFTGAVLGGGSIAMAAQAAAATDGEWDQVARCESGGNWSINTGNGYLGGLQFTQGTWASHGGGEYAPSAQLASREQQIAVAERVLATQGRGAWPVCGHGLSNATPRNVLPAPAGMDAPLDAPAVNGEPAPLAPPPADAPAPPPPFAPPVDPAPPVELAANDRPAPPGEILPAAPADLPPAPPTDLAPPAPADLPPAPPTDLAPPAPADLPPAPPTDLAPPAPVDLPPAPVDLPPAPVDLPPAPADLPPAPPTDLAPPAPVDAPPAPGDRPARAPGDPVVVDTDLQLPQPADVPPPGDVPDAPGQIHPASNVGFTTKLWQAIRAQDVNGNDALDSLAQPYVIG from the coding sequence ATGAGTGGACGCCATCGTAAGCCCACCGCATCCAGCGTCAGCGTCGCCAAAATCGCCTTTACCGGCGCAGTGCTCGGTGGCGGCAGCATCGCCATGGCCGCTCAGGCGGCCGCAGCCACCGACGGCGAATGGGATCAGGTAGCCCGCTGCGAGTCCGGCGGCAACTGGTCGATCAACACCGGCAACGGCTACCTGGGTGGGTTGCAGTTCACTCAAGGCACATGGGCCTCACATGGCGGCGGCGAGTACGCCCCGTCAGCTCAGTTGGCCAGCCGGGAGCAGCAAATTGCCGTCGCTGAGCGAGTGCTGGCGACCCAGGGTCGCGGCGCCTGGCCGGTGTGCGGCCACGGGCTGTCGAACGCGACACCCCGTAACGTTCTTCCCGCTCCGGCAGGGATGGACGCGCCTCTGGACGCACCCGCGGTCAACGGCGAGCCGGCACCGCTGGCCCCACCGCCCGCAGACGCTCCCGCACCCCCGCCTCCGTTTGCGCCGCCCGTTGACCCGGCTCCGCCGGTGGAACTTGCCGCCAACGACCGGCCCGCTCCGCCCGGTGAGATCCTCCCGGCAGCGCCGGCCGACCTCCCCCCCGCACCGCCCACCGACCTGGCACCGCCCGCACCCGCCGACCTCCCCCCCGCACCGCCCACCGACCTGGCACCGCCCGCACCCGCCGACCTACCCCCCGCACCGCCCACCGACCTGGCACCGCCCGCACCCGTCGACCTCCCCCCCGCGCCCGTCGACCTCCCCCCCGCGCCCGTCGACCTCCCCCCCGCGCCCGCCGACCTACCCCCCGCACCGCCCACCGACCTGGCACCGCCGGCTCCGGTCGACGCGCCACCCGCGCCGGGCGATCGGCCCGCTCGGGCTCCAGGCGACCCGGTCGTCGTTGACACCGACTTGCAGCTACCCCAACCGGCTGACGTACCGCCGCCCGGCGACGTCCCCGACGCACCCGGGCAAATACACCCGGCCTCGAACGTGGGCTTCACGACGAAGCTGTGGCAAGCGATTCGAGCCCAGGATGTCAACGGCAACGATGCGCTGGACTCACTCGCGCAGCCCTACGTCATCGGCTGA